One Triticum dicoccoides isolate Atlit2015 ecotype Zavitan chromosome 3B, WEW_v2.0, whole genome shotgun sequence genomic window, GTTGTCTTTTCGATAGCAAAAACAGCACATACGTGAGCTTGCACAAACATATATTTTGACATTTGTGTACCAAAAAGAGCACACACATGAGCTTGCACAAACATATATTCGACATTTAGGTACCAAAAACAGCACATATGAGCTTGGACACACATAAATTTGactctcaaaaagaaaaaaagcaCATACACGAGCTTGCACAAATATATATTTTGCACCTACATACCTGGGAAGATGTAGCCTCCCTCTCATAGTAGTTTGCGGAGCCGGAGGCAACAGCGATTCCGGCACGCACGCCAGCGCCGGTGGGGTCAGGGAGACGTCATGGCGGAGGTTTCTTTTTTACCCTATACAACAACTCAGCGATTGGGACATTGGTGGAATCATTTGCCGGCTTCCTTGGCAGCCGCATAGTAGCTGCTGCATTGCCCTTCCCATTCCCCTTCTGCATCCCCGAGACCAGCAACTTGCTCTTCATAATGGAGTCCAACGTCCTTCTTTCTCCTTCTTCCCACTCGCCTTCCCCTTTTCTTTGTCCATTGTCTGCATACATCAGCAAACAACAAACGGTCAAACATCAACAACAACAGTAAACTAATTAGACATGGAGTCTATATAATTTTCCAGCAAGTAGATTATTTTTCAAGCTGCTATGCTACAGCAAGTAGATCATCAACTAGGTCATCAACAGCAGAAAACTAATTACACATGGAATCAATGAAAATTTTGATCTATCCATCCATTCTGCCCTACAACTCCATCCATCCATGATCCATCCATCCGTCGCCGCTACATCTACCTGTACAGGCTATAATACATCCATCCATCTAGCCCTACGTAGATGTGGGAGTTCGGCcctacatccatccatccatctacccGTCTGTATACATCTACCTGACTACGTCCATCGATCCATCGATCCATCCATCAGATGTGTACTGGAAGTTCGAACTACATAACTACatccatcgatccatccatccattgATCCATCACATGCGTACTACTGAAGTTCAGAGAGTtgcggctagggtttgggaaggAAGGAGGTACCTGCTCCAGCTCGTCATGTTCCGCGAGAAACCAGGGGAGGCGCGTCCGTCTGCGTCCGGTGTGATGAGGAACGGTCGCGCCGCCCATCGTCGTCGGTGCCGAGTCCGTTGTTGTCGGTGTGGCGAGGAAACGCGGCGTCGCTCGTCGCCGTCGATCCAGATCTGTGGCGTGGTGAGAGAGGGGCGAGGCGGCGCAGAGGAGAGAAAGGGAGAGACGAGAGACTGGCTGTGTGTTGCTCGTGCCCTAATGCTGCGCTAGCCATTGCGATGGACGGCAGAATTGGGCTGGGCCGCAAGCGAGTCACCGAGCTGGACCGGCCGAAACTCGGCTCGGCTCGGTCGCGAAACGGGCCTGTTTTCAGACCTCGGCCCGCTCGATTATCCTATCGAGCCGAGCTGTAACGGGCCGAGCTGGTGCGAGCTTCGGGCCGAGCCGAAAAGCTCGCTCGTATGTCCAGTCCTAGTTGGGGGGCGTCCGCGCGCGGGCATGATGCTCCTGAAAAAACGGATGTTGACCGCTGGATACATCTGGGCTGATCAGTCTTAATAGACTGAGAAGCTCCCGTGAAATACATCTGTGGAGTGCGTGAAGCCAACACCGCTCATACACTGAGAACACCTCTGCAGTAAACTGTTAGAACCTGGCATTGGCTGGCATATGCTCAGACTTTAGAAAACAAACATCAATTCAGTCTAAGACATTCTCAACAAATGGTAAAACGTGACAGCCGCCACGCATGTACAGCTGCTGCCCTCTTTTGTTTTTtgaaaagcatagcaaacaaatcACACATGCACTAGGTCAGCTGCATCTGTGATATTACATCACTTGCTTTATTTTCAAAAGCATAATAACAAACAAACCACACTGTTTTTTATTTTATTCTTGACGGAAAAAAACATATACCGAGCAAACTGTTGTGTTCTTCAGATTTGACACTGACATTTCTTCCGACACCCGGCTGATGTTGTGTACAAATTGGTTGCTTTCTTGCAGCTACGGAAGGGGTTGACGAGACCGAGGGATCGTCTCTGCGTGAATCACCTCATCAACAGGCTGAAGGGCAAGTGTGTTGACCTCCGGTGGTCTGGATAGAGGGACTACATCGGCAGGCGCGCCGCTCTCATCATGGTGCCAGGACCGAGCCATGTGATCGTACCTGCGACTGGCGCTGCATCGCTGTATAGGGCCTTCGTGCCCTGTATCTTTCTTTCTCGCATTTGAACCTCCTGTACCTGCTTTTGTTGCCTTTGGTACTTTGTAAGGGCCTCATCTTTAAGGCCGGGCAAGCGCCTCTGCTCTAAAAAAAGTGTTGCATATTGTTAAACCAAATTGTACTGTATTTTACTGGCAAGTTAAATTAATACAACGGCATTCAGATTATCATAAACTTTTATGAGAGATAAAGCACTTGATGGGTTCAGAATCTGTTTGTGAGGTTTATAAAGAAAAGATTTAACAGTCAGTGAATCCATCGGTATTTTGTAGTCACAGCCATTAGTATAGTAGTATAATAACACCCCAAACTTCCAGGCAATACATTCAGAACTCAAAAATTGTGCCAtagagttcacaaagtggccgaccAATATAATTCACACAAAGAGCCAAGCAATTGCAACAACCAGCACAgatagctgctgcttcttcttattTTTGAAAAGCATATATCAAACAAAACACACGGGCAGCTAGCATGTCAATGCATGCACAAGCACACACACAACCAGCCAAGCTGTTTCTTGGTTCAGATACATGGCAAACATTCTCAAATAAGTCACACCCAGAAGCAACTAGCCTAGGCATATGCTGCTGTTACAATTCCATTACACACACACGCATAGCGAGCGTTCATCAAAGCCACACACACAAATGCAGACTGGTGGATGCACGCTGGACGAGTCCATAGCAAAAAGCCGCTCCAATCTCAAACCACACGCACGCGCACGGGCCAGGTCTATGTAGGCAGGCACAAAGCCACAAACCTGTCCCTCTCTTATTTGAAATCCATAATATAATAAACAGTGAGAGCCACCATAAGCTCACACCTAATAAGGCTAATACCAATCCAGACGTAGGCACACAGAGCAAACCAGACGCATGATCCAGCAGCAGCGTCCATCACTTTCACGTAGCGACTGAGGAAACACCACAGTGCAGAGCTCACCTAGGCAATGTGAGAGAAGGAGAAACGAGATGGTCAGTAACTGAATGCAATCAGGAGCAGTGGCAAATGGACTCACAAGTCATTTGCATGTATAATTAGTACCTGAGGACAGAGACCCTGGGCAGCTTCTCCTTGTAGTAGCGCGAGTGGACCGGCGCCTCGAAGTGGTCGGGGCGGTGGTCGGCGTCCCACTCCAGAGCATCCCACACGTCCTTCTCGATCTCGACAGTCGGCTTCTTGTCGCCTTGGCCCCGCGCCCCCACGGATGGCAGCCGACACAGGCTCCAGCATCCCCTGATCTTGATGCTCTCGAGCATCGGGGTCACCATCTTGACCTCGCATATGTTCTGCAGCTTCGGGAGGTCGTGCAGGTGGATAGTTGTCAGCTTCGGGAATAGTACACCGCAGGTAGTTATTTCTTCAGGGTACATTTTGTCTAGTACGAAGATGTGGCTGAGGTGACTACAGTGGATGATGTGGAGGGTCTCCAAGCTGGGGAAGGAGGAGACCCACAGCGGGAGCACAAACTGGAGGCTGGGGCATGAGCGCAGCTGAAGGTGTTGTAAATATTTGAAGGATACGGTCTCACCATATGGATTAAAGCGTGAACCTTTACTCACAATCCCGCGGGCCATTAGGAGATCTGACACCCATAAGGTCTCCAATGCAGTAAACTCGAATGAATTCTCAGGGAAGACGGTATCCACTTTTGGGCACCTCTCCACGCAGCACCACCTAAGCTTCATCCACGATTTGTATTCAGGAATAATTCAGGGGCGAAACTGGGCCTGGGGCAACTGGGGCTGTAGCCCCAGGCGTGGCCCAACTAGCCCTTATACATATAGCAACAAATATTTGAGAATTTGGGATACGAGATGATTAGCCCCAGGCTTCACGTAGATGTGGATCGATTAGAACAGAAAATCATTCGCCAGAAAATCTATCGATCAGAACACGTTGACGCTTAGATCTGTCCCTCGttcgtcaaaaaaaaaaaaatccctCTCCCAATCGGCAACGGAGAAACCCTCGCCTCTCTCAGACGGAGCGCCGCTGCGCGGtcgagccgccgccgtcgtcagtCATCAAGCCGCGATTCCCGGCCGCGCCTGCTGCCGGATCTGGCGTCCTGACCACCTGCCTCTCCTAGTCTCCTTCTTCTGATCTTCTCTGAACTATTGCGAAACTACAGTGCACGCACAGGTAATAAGTAATATGTAACTCTGTATCATCTAATTCTTTTCCCTGGTTTCTTTATATCAGGCAAACTCAGTGAATTAGTGGTGTTAAATTATATTGCTTAGTCAGATTTATTTCATTGTCATAAGGAGATTAGAAATCCAAGATGAAGAGGCCCCGCACAATTGAAGCATTGATGATATTAAGATTATACAGTGCTATCAAAAAATGAGGAAACACAAGGGGCTACTACCTCGTGCACCTCGTGTTAATGTTAtaatgttttttttttttgcaaaatttcaTATGAACAATTGATTTATTCTATGTCCACTGTATTGATTTTAAATACATCATTTTATGTTTGCAGATCCAGGTCCTTCTACTATTGTGGGTGAAGAAACGATGACCTTGAATTAAGCAAGTCTCCACTAGTTTGGTACCAAACCATTTTTGCAATGATGCACTATGTTAAACTATTTATTTAATGAAATTTCCTCTCATGATAATAATGAATTTATATTTTGTTTTGAATGTGATTTTTtggcatcactagtagaaaaccacccattagtcccggttcgtaagggcctttagtcctggttcacgaaccgggactaatgggtcgttaataATGCCAccagccattagtcccggttcaaacacgaaccgggaccaatgtggctcCACGTGGCTCTGTGCACCGAGCCCAGtcagagggcctttggtcccggttggtggctccaaccaggaccaaaagtcATTTTTTTTaagaaagtggctgctttaggggtttttgggtttatttttaggttgttattatagctagctaatagagaaaagtgtcctctcttatcttcgtccttggtttatcaacgctgctgctatgtcaTTGCACCCGCAGATATGACATGGCTCATGCATGctttgcatcatacatcatcatatatatgtatataataaagtcctactaatcatgcatcatcatactacttctactcgttattaataataagtcatacgatcatcatcctcatatatagtcatcgaacccaaccctacataattgttcttagcacatgatcatcagtaccaggtataggacctaaacacccttaaggtaaaatagcataaaacaatatagaccctgactcttcattataaagaatggcgatcatcctgtctccaattcttgcctttcgctgcttattgcttccaagaagctccttacgactgtccatacattttttccattctttgattgttatgtctccacttcttttagaaacccggtatggacagttgagattcgtaggacgacctggtagtATGTTCAAAATATGAAGGCTACcacgcgtatacatcagatgaggcacacaatcattcgggattatctgttgaaaaacatagtaataacttcatagttagcaatgatgtactagttttagaagtgtgcaaaaagatgcacggatgttgtaatagtaaaaaataatcttaccaaggtatctccatggtagttaccgtagttcaacacgtgcactagtggcacgtattgaccataatgttgaggagtttgattgtagatattgtaattctcaagatcagtacaaaatccgactagATGtcatttctcctgataagttaattcgcagccttcggtgtagtacgttctgtctaccatcttccgcacattctttgaagaatgaaaataagctgtcaatggagataagttgtcaactatatattttgaaataaacaatataaattacttaataactatgtttagctCACATGAGGGAAGAACTGGAGGTGTATGCACAAAGACCCAAATCGTAGGTGTcttttgctcgattgtaggatcaccaagatccatggtgacaatcataccctcatcaagaccatacatcttgcaaaatgcatcccaatttttgcaaccaaaatgggttacactctgagcattgtacagctttacttgaaaatccacatcaTGTTCGGTACTTAGGACAATTTTTTtgatttcgaaattttcatggtcttcaaaatccatcctctccaaaatATAgcatcttgcaaagcatgggataagctagtcgaattggaaaagatgaaaaatacacgttaaaatagttgaagtcgtgcttaattacgaaaaaaaattattgtcgtcgttgcgtaccatatgaacatcgcaagtctcctcgagcttaatgctgaagcgccgatcttcctccagctcaatgaatctgtcgcacatacctcggtcgtcgtggcaccagtcgcactcccccgggcaatTTTCGTCGTtagatgagtacgacatttccggcctacgttcataattcaaatattaaactagatcattattataaatcacgggttgactatcgatgatcaaTGTACGTACGGGTTGAATAttataccaaattgtctagcacacgggactgaaggagaacttatccaatatgagcattcaataagcaaaaccaaatcacaaaataaagtatagtattcaaattagcatgcattcaataattataagcaaaagtacatcatctcttggtgtccgtacatcatcgaatattatcactaataaaactagaaccgtagcgcccgacgggtatcgacgcgggcggtggacacccaaagataaggaaccatcacagaatcatagctccagtgagattcctgaagaacctgccaggtattgtcgaacctcccctccaatgcaaccatgtagcgacggacgtgctcgtcctcctcgctgacacgatgacgtaccacctccgcggtgtccagatgcctcaccaccgtcactgacccacgcgaccgccaccaaacaaggatcgggtcaacaacgggctgcctcctcaccaacctacgtcccccgaaaggtagcacctcccaataccaacccggcggagcccagtcccgaacatgaccctgatcaagcaggcctccaccgccgagtcgacgacgacgaggatgcgggataggcatcgccgacgtcgacgcgggaactacttctatatatagttaaataaaagtagtctTATTAATTAaatctatctagttcaactactaaacacttactataaataaataagtagtacttactaaaaacaaactacttcatatataaactacttcttctttttttcctttttctaaattactacacatctaatcctaCATAAAGATCTAAATTACTTCTTCTAAattacagaaaaaaaatctaacataatataatacatatctaaattactacacatctaatcctaCATAAAgatctaaattacacaatatgaacaaattttacagaaaaaaaatctaacataaaaaAACTAACATAATNNNNNNNNNNNNNNNNNNNNNNNNNNNNNNNNNNNNNNNNNNNNNNNNNNNNNNNNNNNNNNNNNNNNNNNNNNNNNNNNNNNNNNNNNNNNNNNNNNNNNNNNNNNNNNNNNNNNNNNNNNNNNNNNNNNNNNNNNNNNNNNNNNNNNNNNNNNNNNNNNNNNNNNNNNNNNNNNNNNNNNNNNNNNNNNNNNNNNNNNNNNNNNNNNNNNNNNNNNNNNNNNNNNNNNNNNNNNNNNNNNNNNNNNNNNNNNNNNNNNNNNNNNNNNNNNNNNNNNNNNNNNNNNNNNNNNNNNNNNNNNNNNNNNNNNNNNNNNNNNNNNNNNNNNNNNNNNNNNNNNNNNNNNNNNNNNNNNNNNNNNNNNNNNNNNNNNNNNNNNNNNNNNNNNNNNNNNNNNNNNNNNNNNNNNNNNNNNNNNNNNNNNNNNNNNNNNNNNNNNNNNNNNNNNNNNNNNNNNNNNNNNNNNNNNNNNNNNNNNNNNNNNNNNNNNNNNNNNNNNNNNNNNNNNNNNNNNNNNNNNNNNNNNNNNNNNNNNNNNNNNNNNNNNNNNNNAGAGATCGAAAAAGatgctaagtgctgtatatatagcaaccgcattggtcccggttcgtggcacaaaccgggaccaatgcctcctttagtcccggttgacgcttccaaccgggaccaaaggcctcttttcagcagcccaaagggcgggaaacgaagacctttggtcccggttggtggctccaaccgggacaaaagaaaggcattggtcccggttggagccaccaaccgggaccaaagaggtgcattggtaccggttggtgccaccaacgggaccaatggacccgtctaactacttttttatctctgcagctgtttttttgttgattcttccaGCAACTTtcgttttagtcccacctcgccaagcgagaggcactcgcagctgtttataagccctgagtgcagatacaatgacgaagaggctcaatgctcctgcacgttggttagcttcaagccttgcgggatacggtagactgcacagagctatgtgcagtgcagttgacactatcccgaaaggcttgaagcaaattaacgagcattgcgactcttttttatttttaatgacttattataactcagaaaaaaaaagaaaaataataaatgtAGCAGGAAAGAAACAAatatataaaaaaccactcagaaatgaatagaagccaaaaatagttgtgattaactatactaaaaaaggagcatatatgcttatttttaatggcttattacaacacagaaataaaaagaaaaaataatatagcagaaaaagaaaaaaaactatataaaaaactactcagaaatgaatagaagccaaaaatagttgtgattaactatactaaaaaaggagcatatatgcttatttttaatggcttattacaactcagaaataaaaagaaaaaataatatagcagaaaaagaaaaaaaactatataaaaaactactcagaaatgaatagaagcaaaaaatagttgtgattaactatactaaaaaaggagcatatatgcttatttttaatggcttattacaactcagaaataaaaagaaaaaataatatagCAGAAAAAATACTatgtaaaaaactactcagaaatgaatagaagcaaaaaatagttgtgattaactgtactaaaaaaggagcatatatgcttatttttaatggcttattacaactcagaaataaaaagaaaaaaataaatatagcaaaaaaagaaaaaaaactactcagaaatgagtacagatgcgcttatagaggaaattcaactTAAATTCATAACGAATTTCAAGAGAAATCCGTATGAATTTATGCTAAATTACCTATATAAGCGCATCTATTTTCATTATCGGAGGAGCTCAATAAggtagagagggaggggcttattgaaggaaatatgccctagaggcaataataaagttattatttatttccttatttcatgataaatgtttattattcatgctagaattgtattaatcggaaacataatacatgtgtgaatacatagacaaacatagtgtcactagtatgcctctacttgactagctcgtttatcagagatggttatgtttcctagccatggacaaaagagttgtcatttgattaacgggatcacatcattaggagaatgatgtgattgacttgacccattccgttagcttagcacttgatcgtttagtatgttgctattgctttcttcatgacttatacatgttcctgtaactatgagattatgcaactcccgtttaccggaggaacactttgggtactaccaaacgtcacaacgtaactgggtgattataaaggagtactacaggtgtctccgaaggtacatgttgagttggcatatttcgagattaggttttgtcactccgattgtcggagaggtatctctgggccctctcggtaatgcacatcattataagccttgcaagcaatgtgaccaatgagttggttacgggatgatgcattacagaacgagtaaagagacttgccggtgacgagattgaactaggtattggataccgacgatcaaatctcgagcaagtaacataccgatgacaaagggaacaacgtattttgttatgcggtttgaccgataaagatcttcatagaatatgtaggagccaatatgggcatccaggtcccgctattggttattgaccaagaatagttctaggtcatgtNNNNNNNNNNNNNNNNNNNNNNNNNNNNNNNNNNNNNNNNNNNNNNNNNNNNNNNNNNNNNNNNNNNNNNNNNNNNNNNNNNNNNNNNNNNNNNNNNNNNNNNNNNNNNNNNNNNNNNNNNNNNNNNNNNNNNNNNNNNNNNNNNNNNNNNNNNNNNNNNNNNNNNNNNNtacatagttctcgaacccgtagggtccgcacgcttaaggtttcgatgacagttatattatgagtttatgagttttgatgtaccgaaggagttcggagtcccggatgagatcggggacatgacgaggagtctcgaaatggtcgagacgtaaagattaatatattggacgtctatattcggagttcggaaaggttccgagtgattcgggtatttttcggagtaccggagagttacgggaattcgccggggagaagtattgggccttattgggccctgcgggaaagagagaggggctgcctagggcaggctgcgcgcccccccttgccctagtccgaattggactaaggggaggggccgcaccccctccttccttcccttctctcttccccttcctagtctcctactcctactacatggaaggaccccTAGTTGGACTaataaagggggaatcctactcccggtgggagtaggactccccatggcgcgcccctcatagggccggcctcctcctccctccctcctttatatacgggggcagggggcaccccatgaacacactagttgatctacggatcgttccttagccgtgtgcggtgcccccctccaccatattccacctcggtcatatcgtcgcgtagtttaggcgaagccctgcgccggtagaacatcatcatcgtcaccacgccgtcgtgctgacggaactcatctccggagctcggctggatcggaggccggagatcgtcattgagctgaacgtgtgcagaactcggaggtgccgtacgttcattacttggatcggtcggatcgtgaagacgtacgactacatcaaccgcgttgtcataacgcttccgcttacggtctacgagggtacgtggacgaacactctcccctctcgttgctatatcatcaccatgatcttgcgtgtgcgtaggaaattttttgaaattactacgttccccaacacttataaACCAGTCCTGTTCCCCTTcggttggtgaggtgggactaaactctggtcgCAACGGGTACcaaccatttagtcccggttgatggctcgaaccgggactaatgggaagcctttggtcccggttcaagccaccaaccgggaccaatggggttcggccaggagcgaggaccattggtcccggttcgtcccaccaaccgggaccaataggtccagatgaaccaggaccaatggcccacgtggcccggccggcccccggcgctcacgaaccgggtccgatgcccccattggtcccggttctggattgtaccgggactaatgggctggaccggcctggaccattggccccttttctactagtgcatacaTATAACTCACATTGATGTGCGTGGTATTTGACATTATATTTAATCAGTTAGTTTTAGCCCTAGGCTTTGACAAATCCTGGTTCCGCCTCTGGGAATAATAGCACGTACCAAGACATCATGCACGTGCAGGGATTCCGCAAAAATTTTCATCAGGGCGCCTAGTGCTTTGCGAAGTTCCCTCTCCACATAGAAGCTCCCTTGAGCAATCTCTAAATGTTGATCAAACTCTGTAGTCGGAGGCAGTCGAAAGGCATGTATTGCGGCAGCGCTAACCATCCCAAGGACATCGTTGTACCGCCCTGTTGGAATAAGCTGCGGTCTCTCTTGATAACTGGGGCCAATCATATCCTTGTTGGTTGCCTCAAATTGAATAGTCCCATCATACACACTTGAGGAGGTGACGTGCATATTAAAATGAACATCATCTTGTCTATGATAAAATATCAGATCCCACAAGGAGCGAGTAAGCCTCGCATCCACAACAACAGCATGCATCTGGAACCCGGAAGGTTTGTTTTTACTGATGGATGGCCGAGGACACATGATTCCAGCTCTCGTGTCTACACACATCAACTCCAGGTCATGAACACTCTCACGCAAAAAGATTATTGC contains:
- the LOC119280431 gene encoding uncharacterized protein LOC119280431 — translated: MYPEEITTCGVLFPKLTTIHLHDLPKLQNICEVKMVTPMLESIKIRGCWSLCRLPSVGARGQGDKKPTVEIEKDVWDALEWDADHRPDHFEAPVHSRYYKEKLPRVSVLR